The Exiguobacterium aurantiacum DSM 6208 genome includes a window with the following:
- a CDS encoding thioredoxin family protein, with amino-acid sequence MEVVMTLDALNERIANTEQLLVYVSHPGCSVCHALKPQVEEMLTAFPHIASVAVDSDEVPDIAGAYSIFTVPVVLYFIDGKEMLRRARFVPIGELAHQLERLQQMRE; translated from the coding sequence ATGGAGGTAGTGATGACACTTGACGCCTTGAACGAGCGGATCGCGAACACGGAGCAGTTGCTCGTCTACGTCTCGCACCCGGGTTGCAGCGTCTGTCACGCGCTCAAACCGCAAGTCGAGGAGATGCTGACGGCGTTTCCTCACATTGCGTCTGTCGCGGTCGATTCGGACGAGGTGCCGGACATCGCCGGCGCCTATTCGATTTTCACGGTACCGGTCGTTCTGTACTTCATAGATGGGAAAGAGATGCTACGCCGGGCCCGGTTCGTCCCAATCGGCGAATTGGCGCACCAGCTCGAGCGTCTTCAACAGATGCGCGAATGA
- a CDS encoding DUF5996 family protein, which translates to MDMLRHSEWADTKLTLHLVSQIMGKLKLALAPQQPQWAHVTLPLTVRGFSTGPLFSGETLFEVEVDVFASVITVRIETDTTVIPLEIGTSIHTYYEAILDPLRAAGVTVAINPKSQEMRDTWWLDRDETPLAYDAVAAQKGVRLFQYAAREQAVFLAPLRCRKVMPALFWGTFDVSSLIVYNAHEPFLKELVIEQAAFDEPMIEFGFWLGDASVDVPTFFVLPYPFQYTELPSERLQPASAYFDASLSECFLSLEHAADGDVQSFFRTSFDLLSGQLGWEGCDHYFLPLQMPAQPKQEPTDESP; encoded by the coding sequence ATGGACATGCTACGCCACTCGGAATGGGCGGATACAAAGCTCACGCTCCACCTCGTGTCACAAATCATGGGGAAACTCAAGCTTGCCTTGGCCCCGCAACAACCGCAATGGGCTCACGTCACGTTGCCGCTCACGGTGAGAGGCTTCTCGACCGGACCGCTCTTTAGCGGGGAGACGTTGTTTGAAGTTGAGGTCGATGTATTCGCCTCGGTGATCACGGTGCGAATCGAGACCGACACGACCGTCATCCCGCTCGAGATAGGGACGTCGATTCACACCTATTACGAGGCGATCCTTGACCCGCTTCGTGCAGCGGGTGTCACGGTCGCCATCAACCCGAAATCGCAAGAAATGCGCGACACGTGGTGGCTCGACCGGGACGAGACGCCGCTCGCCTATGACGCCGTCGCCGCACAGAAAGGTGTTCGCCTGTTCCAATACGCGGCGCGGGAGCAAGCCGTGTTCCTCGCCCCGCTCCGGTGCCGGAAAGTGATGCCGGCGTTGTTTTGGGGCACGTTCGACGTCTCGTCGCTCATCGTTTATAACGCACATGAACCGTTCCTGAAAGAGTTGGTCATCGAACAGGCGGCGTTCGACGAGCCGATGATCGAGTTCGGTTTTTGGCTCGGGGATGCGTCCGTCGACGTGCCGACGTTTTTCGTTTTGCCGTATCCGTTCCAATACACGGAACTCCCGTCGGAGCGTCTCCAACCCGCGTCCGCTTACTTCGACGCCTCGCTGAGCGAATGTTTTTTGTCGCTCGAGCACGCAGCGGATGGGGACGTCCAGTCCTTCTTCCGCACGTCGTTCGATTTGTTGAGCGGGCAGTTAGGATGGGAAGGGTGCGACCATTATTTCTTGCCGCTTCAGATGCCGGCACAACCGAAACAAGAGCCCACGGACGAAAGTCCGTGA
- a CDS encoding nitric oxide synthase oxygenase encodes MMVQAARHFFSQLTGDQTERLLEVEAEIERTGTYTLTTEELTEGAKLAWRNSNRCIGRLFWQTLTVRDARHVTTFDDVFEQLVDHLRFATNGGKIRSTMTVLPNEFRLLNSQLVRYAAYETEDGILGDPLSLDMTRQAERLGWRGAGTAFDMLPLILTDGKDIRLYELPDDAVLEVEITHDDHDLFDGRTVKWHAVPAIADMELEIGGVRFTSVPFNGWYMETEIGARNLADTDRYNLLPLVGASLGLDTTKERTLWRDRALVELNVAVLQSFERSGVTIVDHHTAAKQFKRFEKNETDAGRAVTGQWSWLIPPLSPAATHVFHQHYEDKIVTPNLFARSGCPFSAFQAKPKEELKG; translated from the coding sequence ATGATGGTACAGGCAGCCCGACACTTTTTTTCACAACTGACAGGGGACCAGACCGAGCGACTGCTCGAAGTCGAAGCAGAAATCGAGCGGACCGGCACGTATACGCTCACGACCGAAGAGCTGACCGAAGGGGCGAAACTGGCCTGGCGCAATTCGAACCGATGCATCGGCCGCTTGTTCTGGCAGACGCTCACCGTCCGTGACGCCCGGCATGTGACGACGTTTGACGACGTGTTCGAACAGCTCGTCGACCACTTACGTTTCGCCACGAACGGTGGGAAAATCCGTTCAACGATGACGGTGCTCCCGAACGAGTTCCGTCTTTTGAACAGTCAGCTCGTCCGCTATGCGGCGTACGAGACCGAGGACGGCATCCTCGGGGATCCGTTGTCGCTCGACATGACACGCCAAGCCGAACGCCTCGGATGGCGCGGTGCCGGGACGGCGTTTGACATGTTGCCGCTCATCCTGACAGACGGTAAAGATATACGACTGTACGAGCTGCCGGATGACGCGGTGCTCGAAGTCGAGATCACACATGACGACCACGACTTGTTTGACGGAAGGACGGTCAAGTGGCACGCCGTCCCGGCCATCGCCGACATGGAGCTCGAGATCGGCGGGGTGCGCTTCACCTCGGTCCCGTTCAACGGCTGGTACATGGAGACGGAGATCGGAGCCCGCAACTTGGCCGATACGGATCGCTACAACTTGTTGCCGCTCGTCGGTGCCTCGCTCGGACTCGACACGACGAAAGAACGGACGCTCTGGCGTGACCGGGCGCTCGTCGAACTGAACGTCGCCGTCTTACAGTCGTTCGAGCGGTCCGGCGTGACGATTGTCGACCACCATACGGCGGCCAAACAGTTCAAACGGTTCGAGAAGAACGAGACGGACGCCGGGCGCGCCGTGACCGGTCAATGGAGCTGGCTCATCCCGCCGCTCTCGCCGGCCGCGACGCACGTCTTCCATCAACATTATGAGGACAAGATCGTCACGCCGAACTTGTTCGCCCGTTCCGGTTGCCCGTTTTCGGCGTTTCAAGCGAAGCCAAAAGAGGAATTGAAAGGCTAG
- a CDS encoding DegV family protein: MTKIAWITDSMANFSKEEAAKLGVEIVPIQLIVDGSGYSEVDLSLEDLHRYMIDQKKEAKTSQPIFGDFIARYERLKEDGYDCAIAVHCSNGLSSTVKNSSAAAEAAGFTVYTVDSHAALEAQQELVRIGRAAQEEGKSPQEIVALLEAWRDKKNFFMIIGNMETMRRGGRVSSGELFLANILNIKPIITLDEAGKVIPFKKARSLKKAYAEMVTELERRHAANGVKDNRVFVQTALAPQMQDDLVALIESKLPDLEVVKTRFCPSIAVHAGFETVGVLWLDA; the protein is encoded by the coding sequence ATGACAAAAATCGCATGGATCACAGATAGTATGGCCAACTTTTCGAAAGAGGAGGCGGCCAAGCTTGGGGTCGAAATCGTCCCGATTCAACTGATCGTCGACGGGAGCGGCTACAGCGAGGTCGACTTGTCGCTCGAAGACTTGCACCGTTATATGATCGACCAAAAGAAAGAGGCGAAGACGTCGCAACCGATCTTCGGCGACTTCATCGCGCGTTATGAACGGTTGAAAGAAGACGGATACGACTGTGCCATCGCCGTCCACTGTTCGAACGGCTTGAGCTCGACGGTGAAAAATTCGAGTGCTGCCGCCGAAGCGGCCGGTTTCACCGTCTACACGGTCGACTCGCATGCCGCGCTCGAGGCGCAACAAGAACTCGTCCGTATCGGACGTGCCGCTCAGGAAGAAGGCAAGTCACCGCAAGAGATCGTCGCCTTGCTCGAGGCGTGGCGCGACAAGAAGAACTTCTTCATGATCATCGGCAACATGGAGACGATGCGCCGCGGCGGCCGCGTCTCGTCAGGTGAACTGTTCCTCGCCAACATTTTGAACATCAAGCCGATCATCACGCTCGACGAGGCGGGGAAAGTCATCCCGTTCAAAAAGGCACGTTCACTGAAGAAAGCGTACGCTGAGATGGTGACCGAGCTCGAACGTCGTCACGCCGCGAACGGGGTGAAGGACAACCGTGTCTTCGTCCAGACGGCGCTCGCACCGCAGATGCAAGACGATCTCGTCGCGCTCATCGAATCGAAATTGCCGGACCTTGAAGTCGTGAAAACGCGCTTCTGCCCGTCAATCGCGGTTCACGCCGGATTTGAGACGGTCGGTGTGCTCTGGCTCGACGCGTAA
- a CDS encoding FAD-dependent oxidoreductase, with protein MKLVIIGSVAAGTSVAAKARRNNEDAQITIYDRDYDISYSGCGIPYYVGGEVESRDDLTPRDAAFFKKRYQLDVLTRHNVTAIDKDAQTLTVENLETGETFTDTYDRLVLATGASSIIPPIPGVDSDNVFPIRNIQNAEATRNFVDATNPKHATIIGAGFIGLEMAEQLKLRGVDVTVIERIPQVMPPLDKDMACRVEEHLEKNGIELLLGETVTELVGEGHVERVVTESGKTIDTDLVILSVGVRPNTELAKSIGVTIGETGAIAINERMETNVDNVYAAGDVAESFSLVTGKPIWRPLGSTANKMGRALGDLLTGGDLEHRGILGTGIFKVFGLAVAQTGLSEREARELGYDVEVLHNTKPDKPAYMGGKDLTIKAIGDRATRQLLGVQIVGFEGVDKRIDVFVTAMTFKAKVDDLFHLDLAYAPPFSTTKDPVMYTGMVLANSMDEAARLITPAELQKRIDAGEDMQVIDTRKAAQFEKACVDCAVNVPLGDLRTAAKDMDKDKPTVVYCNGGVTGNAAQNVLRNLGFTDVYNLSGGNKNYQLFKKYGN; from the coding sequence ATGAAATTGGTCATCATTGGTTCAGTCGCTGCCGGGACGTCGGTCGCGGCGAAGGCACGTCGAAATAACGAAGACGCACAAATCACGATTTACGACCGCGATTACGACATCTCGTACTCTGGTTGCGGCATTCCGTATTACGTCGGCGGCGAAGTCGAATCGCGCGATGATTTGACCCCGCGTGACGCGGCTTTCTTCAAGAAGCGCTATCAGCTTGATGTGTTGACGCGCCATAACGTGACGGCGATCGACAAGGACGCACAGACGCTCACAGTCGAGAACCTCGAGACGGGGGAGACGTTCACGGACACGTATGACCGACTCGTCCTCGCCACCGGCGCCTCGAGCATCATCCCGCCGATCCCGGGTGTCGACTCGGACAACGTCTTCCCGATCCGGAACATCCAGAACGCGGAAGCGACACGAAACTTCGTCGATGCGACGAACCCGAAACATGCGACGATCATCGGGGCCGGGTTCATCGGGCTCGAAATGGCCGAGCAGCTCAAGCTGCGCGGTGTCGACGTCACGGTCATCGAACGCATCCCGCAAGTGATGCCGCCGCTCGACAAGGACATGGCGTGCCGCGTCGAAGAGCATCTCGAGAAGAACGGCATCGAGCTGTTGCTCGGCGAGACGGTGACGGAGCTCGTCGGGGAAGGGCACGTCGAACGTGTCGTCACGGAGAGCGGCAAGACGATTGACACGGACCTCGTCATCCTGTCGGTCGGTGTGCGGCCGAACACGGAACTCGCCAAGTCGATCGGCGTCACGATCGGCGAGACGGGCGCGATCGCAATCAACGAGAGGATGGAGACGAACGTCGACAACGTCTACGCGGCCGGTGACGTCGCTGAAAGCTTCTCACTCGTGACAGGTAAGCCGATTTGGCGTCCGCTCGGTTCGACGGCGAACAAGATGGGCCGTGCCCTCGGCGACTTGTTGACGGGCGGCGACCTCGAGCATCGCGGTATCCTCGGGACGGGCATCTTCAAAGTGTTCGGCCTAGCCGTCGCGCAGACGGGTCTCTCGGAGCGGGAAGCCCGTGAGCTCGGCTATGATGTCGAAGTGCTCCATAACACGAAGCCGGACAAACCGGCCTATATGGGCGGGAAAGATTTGACGATCAAAGCGATCGGCGACCGGGCGACACGCCAGTTGCTCGGTGTTCAAATCGTCGGCTTTGAAGGGGTCGACAAGCGCATCGATGTCTTCGTCACGGCGATGACGTTCAAGGCGAAAGTCGATGACTTGTTCCACCTCGACCTCGCGTACGCACCGCCGTTCTCGACGACGAAAGACCCGGTCATGTATACGGGCATGGTGCTCGCGAACAGCATGGACGAAGCGGCGCGCCTCATCACGCCGGCAGAGTTGCAGAAGCGGATCGATGCGGGCGAAGATATGCAAGTCATCGATACGCGTAAAGCGGCGCAGTTTGAGAAGGCGTGCGTCGACTGCGCGGTCAACGTTCCGCTCGGCGATTTGCGCACAGCGGCTAAAGACATGGACAAAGACAAGCCGACCGTCGTCTACTGCAACGGCGGGGTGACGGGGAACGCGGCGCAAAACGTGCTTCGTAACCTCGGGTTCACCGACGTGTACAATTTGTCAGGCGGCAACAAGAACTATCAATTGTTCAAGAAGTACGGGAATTGA
- a CDS encoding arsenic transporter has protein sequence MQWIASIIFLVTLFLIIKQPKGLGIGYSAMGMAAIALITGVVNFDDVGTVWGIIWNATFTFIAIIVISLILDEIGFFEWAALHMARIAKGGGVKLFVYITLLGALVAALFANDGAALILTPIVLAMVRALKLPDAVVLAYVMASGFIADTASLPFVVSNLVNIVSADFFGIGFAEYASRMVFVNFFAVAGSLLVLYLYFKKDIPKQYDLSKLAVPASVIKDHKMFRLSWVVLALLVIGYFTSDIVGIPVSLVAGVISLFFLIMANRSPAVPTRSVLRGAPWAIVFFSLGMYIVVYGLQNAGLTQVLANFIDWFAVNAFTATFGMGFLAAILSSVMNNMPTVMIDALAIDLTNTSGQIREALIYANVIGSDLGPKITPIGSLATLLWLHVLRSKGLKIGWGQYFKVGIILTVPTLAITLLGLYISLLLY, from the coding sequence GTGCAGTGGATCGCTAGTATCATTTTTTTGGTGACACTTTTCCTCATCATCAAGCAACCGAAAGGCCTCGGCATCGGTTACTCGGCGATGGGGATGGCGGCCATCGCCCTCATCACCGGGGTCGTCAATTTCGATGACGTCGGAACGGTGTGGGGCATCATTTGGAACGCGACGTTCACCTTTATCGCCATCATCGTCATCTCGCTCATCTTGGATGAGATTGGATTTTTCGAATGGGCCGCTCTACATATGGCTCGCATCGCAAAAGGCGGCGGCGTCAAGCTGTTCGTCTATATCACGCTACTCGGCGCACTCGTCGCGGCGCTGTTCGCGAACGACGGGGCGGCGCTCATTTTGACGCCGATCGTCCTCGCGATGGTGCGGGCGCTCAAGCTGCCGGACGCGGTCGTATTGGCGTACGTCATGGCGTCTGGATTCATCGCCGACACGGCGAGTCTCCCGTTCGTCGTCTCGAACCTCGTCAACATCGTCTCGGCCGACTTCTTCGGCATCGGGTTCGCCGAATATGCGTCCCGGATGGTGTTCGTCAACTTCTTCGCCGTCGCTGGAAGCTTGCTCGTGTTGTACTTGTACTTCAAGAAAGATATCCCGAAACAGTACGACTTGTCCAAACTCGCCGTGCCGGCCTCGGTCATTAAAGACCATAAGATGTTCCGCCTGTCGTGGGTCGTGCTCGCCCTGCTCGTCATCGGCTATTTCACGAGTGACATCGTCGGCATCCCGGTCTCGCTCGTCGCAGGCGTCATCTCGCTGTTCTTCCTCATCATGGCGAACCGTTCACCGGCCGTGCCGACTCGGTCCGTCCTGCGCGGGGCGCCTTGGGCGATCGTTTTCTTCTCGCTCGGCATGTACATCGTCGTCTATGGGTTGCAAAACGCTGGACTCACGCAAGTGCTCGCTAACTTCATTGACTGGTTCGCCGTCAACGCGTTCACGGCGACGTTCGGGATGGGCTTCTTAGCCGCTATCTTGTCATCAGTCATGAACAACATGCCGACCGTCATGATCGACGCGCTCGCCATCGATTTGACGAATACGTCAGGTCAGATTCGAGAAGCATTGATTTATGCGAACGTCATCGGGTCCGACCTCGGTCCGAAGATCACACCGATCGGGTCGCTCGCGACGCTGCTCTGGCTTCACGTGCTCCGGTCGAAAGGACTGAAGATTGGTTGGGGACAGTACTTTAAAGTCGGGATCATCTTGACGGTCCCAACGCTTGCGATCACGTTACTTGGACTATATATCAGCCTACTACTTTACTAA
- the pulA gene encoding type I pullulanase, whose amino-acid sequence MVNKQWKPVWAVVLTFALILSMFPMSASALDKGKSTLVVVHYQEAPGNQTDWNLWLWANGPDYFPNKGFTFNGEDDFGKVAAYEFPVDSPERLGLIVRTDNWDKDKGSENDRFITSDMIKDGVAEVWIKSGDSKIYTSNPDGDTAKTEVDMKVHYFRYDNTYTDWGLWTWPDGGDGQSIAFDETDEFGAVANVKFANPDAKQLIGLITKKGEWAEKDGEDRFALSTAKEIWLVEGESTIYYAEPEIDRSPKIVAFEATTFRTAKLTLNRAIEASFASELKVDGANVKSVEVTGDKSVTVHFNEDIDLTKVITATHPTFGERVLQAGDVLRSPEFDAKYAYDGKLGITYQKSKTNFVLWAPTAQDVKLELWNMPKDRPANDKDMKKTIQMKRGDRGTWIAEVRGDLDGIGYTYNVTHASGSIRAVDPYATAVGVNGDQGVIVDLKETNPKRWNNMKPQLKQSTDAIIYETHVRDFSIFDVTSNTYDSGIRHKGKYLGVVQPGTRLIENGKKTDTKTGLDHVKDLGVTHVQFIPVYDYNTASVDETNPDAKYNWGYDPKNYNAPEGSYSTNPYDAKVRIMQLKEMIQGLHDHNLRAVMDVVYNHMFDAQASNLHKIVPGYYYRYTAGGDFANGTGVGNDTASERKMMQKLIVDSTVYWATEYKWDGFRFDLMGIHDVDTMNKVRQALDKVDKSILVFGEGWDLGTPLDPALKANQKNAYKMPGVAHFNDNIRDGLKGSVFIDTDNGFINGKDGLENRIKTGIVGEIDYNADIKGFTKQPTQAITYVEAHDNHTLWDKLELTNPETSEADRTKMHRLASSILLTSQGTTFIHAGQEFMRTKEGDHNSYKSPDRINQMDWKRAADRKADVQYMKGLIEMRKANPGLRMTDAKDVKKNVKFYRSEPNVITYLIDDKAPGQKKDLFITHNANAKTVKVKLPTGQWSVIVDGNQAGTKTLKRVSGYVDVPAYATVVVKQP is encoded by the coding sequence ATGGTCAACAAGCAATGGAAACCAGTATGGGCAGTTGTGCTAACGTTTGCACTAATTCTGTCGATGTTTCCGATGTCAGCTTCTGCCCTCGACAAAGGGAAGTCGACGTTAGTCGTCGTCCACTATCAAGAGGCGCCTGGCAACCAGACGGATTGGAACTTATGGCTTTGGGCGAACGGCCCAGATTATTTCCCGAATAAAGGCTTCACCTTCAACGGTGAGGACGACTTCGGCAAGGTGGCGGCCTATGAATTCCCGGTCGATTCACCGGAACGACTCGGTCTCATCGTCCGCACGGACAATTGGGACAAAGACAAAGGGTCTGAGAACGACCGCTTCATCACGAGCGACATGATCAAAGACGGTGTCGCCGAAGTGTGGATCAAGTCGGGGGACTCGAAGATTTACACGTCGAACCCGGACGGGGACACGGCGAAGACGGAAGTCGACATGAAAGTACACTATTTCCGCTATGATAATACATACACGGACTGGGGTCTTTGGACTTGGCCGGACGGCGGAGACGGACAGAGTATCGCGTTCGATGAGACGGACGAGTTTGGCGCTGTGGCGAACGTGAAGTTCGCGAACCCGGACGCGAAACAGCTCATCGGCCTCATCACGAAAAAAGGCGAGTGGGCCGAGAAAGACGGCGAAGACCGCTTTGCCCTCAGCACGGCGAAAGAGATTTGGCTCGTCGAAGGCGAGTCGACAATTTATTATGCTGAGCCTGAAATCGATCGCTCACCGAAAATCGTGGCGTTCGAGGCGACGACGTTCCGCACGGCGAAGCTCACGCTCAACCGCGCCATCGAGGCATCGTTCGCGAGCGAACTGAAAGTCGACGGCGCGAACGTGAAATCGGTCGAGGTGACGGGCGACAAATCGGTCACGGTTCACTTCAACGAAGACATCGATTTGACGAAAGTCATCACGGCGACGCACCCGACGTTCGGGGAACGCGTGCTCCAAGCGGGCGACGTGCTCCGCTCACCAGAATTTGACGCGAAGTATGCGTATGACGGTAAGCTCGGCATCACGTACCAAAAGTCGAAGACGAACTTCGTCTTGTGGGCACCAACGGCACAAGACGTCAAACTCGAGCTTTGGAACATGCCGAAAGACCGTCCGGCAAACGACAAAGACATGAAGAAAACGATTCAAATGAAGCGTGGGGACCGTGGCACGTGGATCGCGGAAGTACGCGGTGACCTCGACGGCATCGGCTATACGTACAACGTGACGCACGCCTCGGGCAGCATCCGCGCGGTCGACCCGTACGCGACAGCGGTCGGTGTGAACGGCGATCAAGGGGTCATCGTCGACTTGAAAGAGACGAACCCGAAACGTTGGAACAACATGAAACCACAATTGAAGCAATCGACGGACGCGATCATCTACGAGACACACGTCCGTGACTTCTCGATCTTCGATGTGACGTCGAACACGTACGACTCAGGCATCCGCCATAAAGGCAAATACCTCGGTGTCGTTCAACCCGGCACGCGTTTGATCGAGAACGGTAAGAAGACGGATACGAAGACGGGTCTCGACCACGTCAAAGACCTCGGTGTGACGCACGTCCAGTTCATCCCGGTGTACGACTATAACACGGCATCGGTCGACGAGACGAACCCGGACGCGAAATACAACTGGGGCTACGACCCTAAAAACTATAACGCGCCGGAAGGTTCGTATTCGACGAATCCGTACGACGCGAAAGTCCGCATCATGCAGTTGAAAGAGATGATCCAAGGACTCCACGACCACAACTTGCGTGCCGTCATGGACGTCGTCTACAACCACATGTTCGACGCGCAAGCCTCGAACCTTCATAAGATCGTGCCAGGCTATTACTACCGTTACACGGCAGGCGGCGATTTCGCGAACGGGACAGGCGTCGGGAACGACACAGCTTCGGAGCGCAAGATGATGCAAAAGCTCATCGTCGACTCGACGGTGTACTGGGCAACCGAGTATAAGTGGGACGGGTTCCGCTTCGACCTCATGGGTATCCATGACGTCGACACGATGAACAAAGTCCGCCAAGCGCTCGACAAGGTCGACAAGTCGATCCTCGTCTTCGGCGAAGGCTGGGACCTCGGCACACCGCTCGACCCGGCTTTGAAGGCGAACCAGAAGAACGCCTACAAGATGCCAGGTGTCGCGCACTTTAACGACAACATCCGTGACGGCTTGAAAGGCAGCGTCTTTATCGACACGGACAACGGCTTCATCAACGGCAAAGATGGCCTCGAAAATCGCATCAAGACCGGCATCGTCGGCGAGATCGATTACAACGCGGACATCAAAGGCTTCACGAAACAACCGACACAGGCGATCACGTACGTCGAAGCGCACGACAACCACACGCTCTGGGACAAGCTCGAGTTGACGAACCCGGAGACGTCTGAAGCGGACCGTACGAAGATGCACCGTCTCGCCTCGAGCATCCTCTTGACGAGCCAAGGGACGACGTTCATCCACGCCGGCCAAGAGTTCATGCGGACGAAAGAAGGCGATCACAACTCGTACAAGTCGCCAGACCGCATCAACCAGATGGACTGGAAACGCGCCGCCGACCGTAAGGCGGACGTCCAGTACATGAAAGGCTTGATCGAGATGCGTAAAGCCAACCCGGGCCTTCGCATGACGGACGCGAAAGACGTGAAGAAGAACGTCAAGTTCTACCGTTCTGAGCCGAACGTCATCACGTACTTGATTGACGACAAGGCACCAGGACAGAAGAAAGACTTGTTCATCACGCATAACGCCAACGCGAAAACGGTCAAAGTGAAACTCCCGACTGGGCAGTGGAGCGTGATCGTCGACGGCAATCAGGCAGGAACGAAGACGCTCAAACGCGTCTCGGGCTATGTCGACGTGCCGGCGTACGCGACGGTCGTCGTGAAACAACCGTAA
- a CDS encoding RDD family protein, producing MNVAVPIWKRAVASQIDQLIFQTPAKLVEKAIRKKLRPGKEVKRYYLPTLVMIAGEVYFLLNKNGQTIGDQVVGIKVVSQDGRPLSLEQVVKRTLYKDVVYPATLGLPLLRALQQMKSNKDVELPHDEFAHTKLISTK from the coding sequence ATGAACGTGGCAGTCCCAATTTGGAAACGCGCCGTCGCCAGTCAAATCGACCAACTGATCTTTCAAACCCCGGCCAAGCTCGTCGAGAAAGCGATCCGTAAAAAGCTTCGGCCCGGAAAAGAAGTGAAGCGGTATTACTTACCGACGCTCGTCATGATCGCCGGAGAAGTGTACTTCCTCTTGAACAAGAACGGACAGACGATCGGCGACCAAGTCGTCGGCATCAAAGTCGTGAGCCAAGATGGTCGCCCGCTCTCGCTCGAACAAGTCGTGAAACGGACGCTGTATAAAGACGTCGTCTATCCAGCGACGCTCGGGCTCCCGCTCCTCCGGGCGCTCCAACAGATGAAGTCGAACAAAGACGTCGAGCTCCCGCATGACGAGTTCGCGCACACGAAACTCATATCGACGAAATGA
- a CDS encoding GGDEF domain-containing protein yields MSFTNLINNLIANASLLLVGLYIISRVTKLGFTTKLPIRRQVTISFLLAGLSILITLHGVLWNAQADFQYGFVPLIIAALYFGMPGIRITYVSSILVLPFILSETLLLITFLDYTLAAGGAIVYMHLRERIEPTRDIRIVNAISLVFISVLSMLNFNNYDHSTTYFLSLIAFVLIGYSAGFVLHIVYGGMRKMQRSERLITKYKEAAFTDALTGLGNRRRFDEEMKRVDEEVFTSPQDVALLLLDIDHFKSINDTYGHDAGDAILIELGHRLAETARADDMVCRNGGEEFSVLLADCNLSQGFVIGKRYLRQISETPFPLPDGSSVDLTVSIGVASTSEAKVVTSTQLIKKADVGLYVAKRSGRNRLGKWSELKAN; encoded by the coding sequence ATGTCATTCACGAATCTCATCAACAACTTGATCGCCAACGCGAGTCTTCTGCTCGTCGGCCTCTATATCATCTCCCGCGTCACGAAGCTCGGGTTCACGACGAAACTGCCGATCCGGCGCCAAGTGACGATCTCCTTTTTACTCGCTGGACTGTCCATTTTAATCACGTTGCACGGCGTGCTCTGGAACGCCCAGGCCGACTTCCAATACGGTTTCGTCCCGCTCATCATCGCCGCGCTTTACTTCGGAATGCCCGGTATACGGATCACATATGTCTCCAGTATCCTCGTCTTGCCGTTCATCTTGTCAGAGACGTTGCTGTTGATCACATTCCTCGACTACACGCTCGCTGCCGGCGGGGCAATCGTCTATATGCATCTACGGGAACGCATTGAACCGACACGCGACATTCGCATCGTCAACGCGATCAGTCTCGTCTTTATTAGTGTGTTATCAATGTTAAATTTTAACAATTACGACCACTCTACGACGTACTTCTTGTCCTTGATCGCGTTCGTCCTCATCGGCTATTCGGCCGGATTCGTCCTCCACATCGTCTACGGCGGGATGCGCAAGATGCAACGGTCGGAGCGGCTCATCACGAAATATAAGGAAGCCGCCTTCACCGACGCGCTCACCGGTCTAGGCAACCGGAGGCGTTTCGATGAAGAGATGAAACGGGTCGACGAAGAAGTGTTCACGAGTCCGCAAGACGTCGCCTTGCTCCTACTCGACATCGACCATTTCAAATCGATCAACGATACATACGGCCACGACGCCGGGGACGCCATCTTGATCGAACTCGGGCATCGTTTGGCCGAGACGGCGCGCGCCGACGACATGGTGTGCCGCAATGGGGGCGAAGAGTTCTCCGTGCTGTTGGCCGACTGTAACTTGTCGCAAGGGTTCGTCATCGGCAAGCGCTATTTGCGGCAAATCTCCGAGACACCGTTCCCCTTGCCGGACGGCTCTTCGGTCGACCTCACCGTCTCGATCGGTGTCGCGAGCACGTCCGAGGCGAAAGTCGTCACGTCGACGCAACTGATCAAGAAAGCGGACGTCGGCTTGTACGTCGCCAAGCGGAGCGGCCGCAACCGGCTCGGCAAATGGAGTGAATTGAAAGCGAACTAA